From a single Kryptolebias marmoratus isolate JLee-2015 linkage group LG6, ASM164957v2, whole genome shotgun sequence genomic region:
- the sec22a gene encoding vesicle-trafficking protein SEC22a, which produces MSMVLFASVVRVADGLPLSASTDYEQEKELQETKRHLKGLSKKLSQFPDRCTFKSGQYNVNFTYSLGVGYLMVCTANYPNVLAFCFLDELQKEFIVTYDAKRISGAVRPYSFIEFDTFIQKTKQRYNSPRSLSTKINLADMQTEIKLRPPYQLSPEDLQAINGFPVHTSSKYKGIAPTQMLEPATLPGVVSFVLTVLCGGLNLLRGVHAIESILQNDDEDFNYVIAFFLGTAACLYQCYLFAYFSVWRNSKSFLAFALICLSNMYLYELRNIWQILFHVAVGAFMTLQIRLRQPLGKAPDYNV; this is translated from the exons ATGTCAATGGTGTTGTTTGCCTCTGTGGTTCGGGTCGCGGACGGCCTGCCTCTCTCAGCATCCACTGACTATGAACAGGAAAAAGAGCTTCAGGAGACCAAGCGGCATCTCAAAGGTCTCTCCAAGAAACTCAGCCAGTTTCCTGACCGCTGCACGTTCAAGTCTGGCCAGTACAATGTTAA TTTCACCTACTCACTGGGTGTCGGATACCTGATGGTGTGCACGGCAAACTACCCCAACGTCCTGGCCTTCTGCTTCCTCGATGAACTGCAAAAGGAGTTTATTGTCACGTATGATGCCAAACGTATCAGCGGCGCTGTGCGGCCCTACTCCTTCATTGAATTTG ACACTTTTAtccagaaaaccaaacagcGCTACAACAGCCCTCGCTCCCTGTCCACAAAGATCAACCTGGCCGACATGCAGACAGAGATCAAACTGCGACCGCCCTATCAGCTTTCCCCAGAGGACCTGCAGGCTATCAATGGATTCCCAGTGCACACATCCTCTAAATACAAGGGCATAG ctcccACGCAGATGTTGGAACCAGCGACACTGCCGGGCGTTGTTTCCTTTGTGCTCACCGTCCTCTGTGGAGGGCTGAACCTGCTGCGGGGGGTCCATGCGATAGAGAGCATCCTACAG AATGATGACGAAGACTTTAATTATGTGATTGCCTTCTTCCTCGGCACAGCAGCCTGTCTGTATCAG tgCTACCTGTTTGCCTATTTCTCTGTGTGGAGGAACAGTAAGTCCTTCCTGGCGTTTGCACTCATCTGTCTGTCCAACATGTATCTGTATGAACTAAGGAACATTTGGCAGATCCTCTTCCATGTGGCCGTGGGGGCCTTCATGACGCTGCAAATAAGGCTGAGGCAACCGCTGGGAAAAGCTCCGGACTACAATGTCTAA